In Pseudomonas fluorescens, the following are encoded in one genomic region:
- a CDS encoding TIGR03759 family integrating conjugative element protein → MLRLSALPLILLPTCLLAGPGWSAPKMLGSDQQYSEQAPLDRQPSVATQAKVWGLTDDEWAKFEQLQSGPRHYWSPQLDPLTTLGVEADSEQERQRYAELQVRLEAKRAERELAYQKAYTAAWARLFPGMLPVQGLADESATSSNTRYALFVEERCPDCATNTQQWLHAGARLDVYLVGSQGDDASLRHWARGAGITPAQVSSGQVTLNHDHGRWFALGAARPLPARFQQVDGKWQRID, encoded by the coding sequence ATGCTTCGGCTCTCCGCCCTCCCGCTGATCCTGCTTCCCACCTGCCTGCTGGCAGGGCCGGGATGGAGTGCACCGAAAATGCTCGGATCAGACCAGCAGTACAGCGAGCAGGCGCCGCTGGATCGGCAGCCGTCAGTCGCGACGCAGGCCAAAGTTTGGGGGCTAACGGATGACGAATGGGCCAAGTTCGAGCAACTGCAGTCCGGGCCGCGCCACTACTGGTCGCCGCAGCTCGACCCTCTCACCACCCTGGGCGTGGAGGCCGACTCTGAGCAGGAGCGGCAGCGCTACGCCGAACTACAGGTTCGCCTCGAAGCCAAACGCGCAGAACGCGAGCTGGCTTACCAGAAGGCCTACACCGCCGCCTGGGCACGACTGTTCCCGGGAATGCTGCCGGTGCAGGGTCTGGCCGATGAGTCCGCAACGTCGAGCAACACCCGCTATGCCCTGTTCGTGGAAGAACGCTGTCCTGACTGCGCGACCAACACCCAGCAGTGGCTCCATGCCGGCGCCCGCCTGGACGTGTACCTGGTGGGCAGCCAGGGTGACGACGCGAGTCTCCGACACTGGGCGCGTGGCGCAGGCATTACCCCAGCCCAGGTTAGCAGCGGCCAGGTCACCCTAAACCACGACCACGGCCGGTGGTTCGCCCTGGGCGCGGCCCGACCCTTGCCGGCGCGTTTTCAGCAGGTGGATGGTAAATGGCAGCGCATCGACTGA
- a CDS encoding PilL N-terminal domain-containing protein: MHTPTLLTLGLMIALTGCNTSPPAPAPAAPSVSPASLQKQKPKLPKWVRQDRYTLANTQPTLEQRQPLYQLINVQIAPALHANVGEALRHVLQRSGYSLCPDSAAVDRLFSRPLPAVHHQLGPISLLDALTIIGGPAWRINIDPVDRTVCYTLRSPQPKPPLSTSEIAP; encoded by the coding sequence ATGCATACCCCCACACTCCTCACCCTCGGACTGATGATCGCGCTGACCGGCTGTAACACGTCGCCACCGGCGCCCGCCCCAGCAGCGCCATCCGTATCGCCGGCCTCACTGCAGAAGCAGAAACCCAAGCTACCTAAATGGGTCCGCCAGGACCGATACACCCTGGCCAATACACAGCCGACCCTGGAACAGCGCCAGCCGCTGTATCAGCTCATCAACGTACAGATCGCCCCTGCTCTGCACGCGAATGTCGGGGAGGCACTGCGTCACGTGCTGCAACGGTCGGGCTACTCACTCTGCCCCGACAGCGCAGCGGTGGATCGGTTGTTCAGCCGTCCCCTGCCCGCCGTGCACCACCAACTCGGACCGATTTCGCTGCTGGACGCCTTGACCATCATCGGCGGACCGGCCTGGAGGATCAACATCGATCCGGTCGACCGGACCGTCTGCTACACCCTTCGCTCGCCACAGCCCAAACCGCCACTCTCGACATCGGAGATCGCGCCATGA